Part of the Kitasatospora sp. NBC_00374 genome is shown below.
TGTTAACCACTCTTAACAGACCTGAGGGGAGGGTAGCGCCAACCACGCCCGGCGTCCGTTTCGCCCGTCGAGAGGAGGGGAAAATCACAGCACCGCACACCCGTCACCCCCGCGCCGTCCGCCGCGGGGGCCCCCGCGCCACCCTGCCCGGGGAGAGCCGCATGCACCGTTGCCCGCTGCCCGAAGGCCCCCTGACCGACCTCGACACCGCCTCCGCCACTCCCGCGACCGCCGCCGAGACCACCGCAGAGACCACCGGCGGGACCACCGACGGGACCGTCACCGCAGGCCTGCCGCTGCGCCGGGCCGCCGCCACCGTCCGGGGCGCCGGCGCCGAGGCCGCCGCGCTCGCCCACCACCTGGTCCGCTACCCGACCGGCATCCCGCCGGAGCCCCGGCCGCGGCCCTGCCCGCCCGACCTCGGAGCCGACCGGCCGGCCCGCGGCCCGGTGCTGCTGCTGCACGGTCTGGCGGACAACCGCGCGGTGTTCCGCCCACTCCGGCGCGAGCTGCACCGGCACGGCTGGACCCACCTGCACGCCCTCAACTACTCGCCGCTGATCCGGGACGTCCGGGCCGCCGCCGCGCTGCTGGCCCGGCACGTCGCCTGGGCCGCCGAGGCCCACCCGGGAGGGCCGGTCACCCTGGTCGGCCACAGCCTGGGCGGGCTGATCTGCCGCTACTACGTACAGCGCCTCGGCGGCGACGGCCCGGTCCGCACGGTCGTCACGCTCGGCACGCCGCACGCGGGGACCACCGCCGCCCTGCTGCCCACTCCGTTCCCGATCATCCGTCAGCTCCGGCCGGGCAGCGAACTGCTGACCGAGCTCCGACTGCCCGCGCCGCGCTGCCGGGCCCGGTTCACGGTGCTGCGCGGCGAGCTGGACGAGGTGGTCCTGCCGGGCCGCAGCGCCTGGCTGGACCACCCGGACCTGCGGGCCGACAATCTGCTGATTCCCGGTGCCGGACATATCGGCCTGCCCGCCCACCCGCTGGCCGTCGAGGCCGTTCGACGGGCGCTGGAAGCCCAGGACGGCGCGGGAGTGACGGAGCGACAGGCCTCCTGAGATGCGCACTTTGTCCGGAATCGGGGGAAGGGGCTACAGTCTCGCCTGGTTTCTCCTCCTTCCACCAAGGCGGCAGCGTGACCATCAACTCCCGTCAAGGCACCCGCGCCCGACACCGTGAAGCCACCCGGCGCGGCACCCGCACCGCCGTCCTCACGGTGGCACTGCCCTCGGCCGCCACGCTCGGGGTGTTCACCGCCGCCGGCGCGGCCGTCGAGTACGACAGCACCCGCCTGCCCGCGCCGAGCTCCGTCGACGGCGCTCCGGCCACCGCCGGGGCCACCCCGCCCGACACCCCGCGCGACGCCGCGCCCGCCCCGGCGGAGCCCGAGCGGGCCGACCGGATCGGGACCAGGCCCGAGCTGCCGGCCCCGCCGGAGCCCCCGGAGCCCTCCCACTACGCCCTGCCGGTCGCCCAGCCCGGCCTGAGCGCCGGCTTCGGCCAGGCCGGCACCCACTGGGCGGTCCGGCACACCGGCATCGACTTCCCGGTGCCCTCCGGCACCCCCGTCCGGGCCGCCACCGACGGCACCGTCAGCACCCGGTGGAGCCGCGCCTACGGCTACCTGGCCACCGTCACCGGCCGGGACGGCACCACCACCTGGTACGGCCACCTGCGCTCGTACCGCATCCGCAAGGGACCGGTCCGGGCCGGCGAGGTGATCGCGTACTCCGGCAGCACCGGCAACAGCACCGGCCCGCACCTGCACTTCGAGGTCCGCCCCGACGGCGGGGCACCGGTCGACCCGCTGCCCTGGCTGCTCGCCCACGGCCTCGACCCGCGCTGACCGACCGGCCGACCGGCCGACCTACCAGCCGACCGACCTACCTACCAGCCGACCGGCCGACCGGCCGCCGGGACGTTCGGGCCCGCTGACAACCTTTCACCCGGGCCCGCGCGTCTGTCGGCCGTGAGTCAATCAACCGAGGACGCCGCGTACGCAGCCTTCGTCGAAGCCGCCTGGCACCGGCACCTGCGCACCGCGACACTGCTCACCGGCGACCGCCACCGTGCCGAGGAGCTGCTCCAGGACTGCCTGGTCAAGCTCTACGTGCGCTGGCAGCGGGTGGACAGCGGCGATCCGCACGCCTATCTGCGCCGGATGCTGGCCAACGGCAACGTGAGCTGGTGGCGCCGAAGGCGCCGCGAACTGCTGACCGACGACGCCCCCGAGGCCGTCGACCGGCGCGCAGGCCCGTCCGCCGATCCGCCCGACCGGCGGGACGAACTCCGCCGCGCCCTGCGGGCACTGCCCGCCCGCCAACGCGCCGTGGTCGTGCTGCGCCACATCGAGGACATGTCCGAGAAGGAGACCGCCGCCGCGCTGGGCTGCTCGGTCGGCACCGTCAAGAGCCAGAACGCCAGGGCGATGGCCCGGCTGCGCACCGAGCTGCGGGACACCGCCCTGCGGCAGACCGCGCCGCAGGAGACCGCGCCGCGCGAGAACGAGGAGGCCACGCTGTGAGCGAGGACGACGCAGGGCTGTCCCGCGCCCTGATGGACCTGGCGGACCACAAGGCGGCCCCCGGGCCCGTCCCGGTGGCGGACCTGCTGCGGCGCGGCCGGCGGGCCCGGCGGCTGCGCACCGCGGTGCGGGTCGGCACCGCGACGGGCGCGCTCACCCTGGCGGTCGCGGCGGGCGTCGCGGCCCTGCCCGCGGCGCCCGCCGGCCCGGCCGGCCCGGCCACCGCGCCCGTGACCGGCCCGCCCGCCCCGCATCCGCGCGAGGGCTACCGGGTGACGCTGACCTACACCGTCGAGCAGGACAACCGCCGGCTCGCCGGCCACGCCGACCGGTACACCGGCACCGTCGACCCCGGCGCCCACCGGGCCCGGCTGGACGGCCCGATGTCCCTCCGGTTCACCGACGGCGAGGAGTACGTCGACCGGGGCGGCTGGCGCCCGGGCGGCATGGTCTCCGCCCCGCGCGGCACCCTGCCGGTCGGGCAGCTGCTCACCGACGACCCGCGGGACCTGCTCGCCCGGCTGCGGGCCCGCGGCACCGTCACCCCCGTTCCGGCCGGCGGAGGCGGCGAGGCGTACACCTTCTCCTACGTGTCCACGACCTCGCCCTACACCGGCGAGCCCGCCGAGCTGACCGGCAACCGGCCCAACACCGTGACCGGCAGCATCGAGCTCGCCGGCGGCCGCTACCGCGGCATCACCCTGCAGACCACGCTCACCGGCCCGGACCCGGCGACCGCCGACCGGGACCCGGTCACCCGCCGACTGGTCATCACCTTCACCGACGCCGGTGCCCCGGTGACGGTCGAGCGGCCGGTCCCGCCGCCCTCATGACGGACGGCCCGGGCCCGCATCCTCGGGCCCGGGCCGTTCCTGCCGTACCGTCAGAGCTTCTCCACCGGCGCGTACCGCAGCAGCAGCTGCTTGCGCCCGGTGCCCGCGCCGAAGTCGACCGTGGCCTGCGCCTTGTCGCCGACCCCCATGGTGGCCACCACCGTGCCCAGGCCGAAGGTGTCGTGGGTGACCCGGTCGCCGACCGCCAGCGAGGGCACGTCGCGGTCCGCCATGGTGCGGGCCGACTTGCCCCAGCCCGCCTTCGGCGCGGCCCCCGCCCCGGCGCCGCCGCCGGAGGACAGCCGGGAGGAGCCGTACGAGCCCGAGGACCCCGCCGAGCGGGAGGCCGGGACGGCGGCGGCGCCGGTGCGCTTCCACTCCACCAGCGGCTCCGGGATCTCCTCCAGGAACCGCGAGGCCGGGTTGTACGAGGGCTGGCCCCAGGCGCTGCGCAGCACCGAACGGGTCAGGTACAGCCGCTGCCGGGCCCGGGTGAGGCCGACGTAGGCGAGCCGGCGTTCCTCCTCCAGTTCCTTGACCTGGTTGAGCGCCCGCATGTGCGGGAAGATCCCGTCCTCCATGCCGGTCAGGAAGACCACCGGGAACTCCAGGCCCTTGGCGGTGTGCAGGGTCATCATGGTGATGACGCCGCCGCCCTCCTCGTCGTCCGGGATCTGGTCGGAGTCGGCGACCAGCGCGACCCGCTCCAGGAAGTCGGCCAGCGAGCCGACCGGCGGGGTGCCGTCGCCCTCCTCCGCCTCCGGACGCTCGCCGGGGTCCTTCTCGTACTCCAGCGCGACCGCGGCGAGCTCCTGGAGGTTCTCCACCCGGGTCTCGTCCTGCGGGTCGGTGGAGGCCTGCAGCTCGGCCAGGTAGCCGGTCTCCTCCAGCACCGCCTCCAGCACGGCGGCCGGGCCCGCGCCCGACTCGACCACCTGACGCAGGCCGGCCAGCAGCTCGTTGAACTTCCGCACCGCGTTGGCCGAGCGTGCGGCCATGCCGTACGCCTCGTCGACCCGCACCAGCGCCTGGGCGAAGCTGATCCGCTCGCGGGCGGCCAGCGCGTCGATCATCGCCTCGGCCCGGTCGCCGATGCCGCGCTTGGGGACGTTGAGGATCCGGCGCAGCGGCACGGTGTCCTCGGGGTTGGAGAGCACCCGCAGGTAGGCCAGGACGTCCCGGACCTCCTTGCGCTCGTAGAAGCGCACCCCGCCGACCACCTTGTACGGCAGGCCGACCCGGATGAACACCTCCTCGAACACCCGGGACTGCGCGTTCGTCCGGTAGAAGATCGCCACCTCGCCGGGACGGGCCGCGCCCTGGTCGGTGAGCCGGTCGATCTCGTCGGCGATGAACTGGGCCTCGCCGTGCTCGTCGTCGGCGACGTAGCCGACCACCTTCTCGCCCTGGTCGCCGGCCGTCCACAGGTTCTTCTTGCGGCGGTTGGTGTTGCGCTCGATGACCGAGTTGGCGGCGGTGAGGATGGTCTGGGTGGAGCGGTAGTTCTGCTCCAGCAGGATCGTCGTCGCGTTCGGGTAGTCCTCCTCGAACTGGAGGATGTTGCGGATGGTCGCGCCGCGGAAGGCGTAGATCGACTGGTCCGCGTCACCCACCACGCACAGCTCGGCCGGGGAGATCTGGGCCAGCCGGGCCTCGGCCGGGTTGACGAAGTCGCCGTCCACGGTGAGCCTCGGCGCGTGCGCGGCGGCGCCGCCGCTCAGCTCGCGGACCAGGGTGTACTGGGCGTGGTTGGTGTCCTGGTACTCGTCGACCAGGATGTGCCGGAACCGGCGGCGGTAGTGCTCGGCCACGTCCGGGAAGGCCTGCAGCAGGTTGACCGTGGTCATGATGATGTCGTCGAAGTCCAGCGCGTTGGCCTCGCGCAGCCGCCGCTGGTAGAGGAAGTACGCCTCGGCGAGCTTCTTCTCCATCGGGTTGGCGGCCTGGTCGGCGTAGGTCTCCTCGTCGATCAGCTCGTTCTTCAGGTTGCTGATCTTCGCGGTGAAGGACTTCGGCGGGAACTGCTTCGGGTCCAGGTCGAGATCGCGGCAGACCAGGCCCATCAGGCGCTGCGAGTCGGCCGAGTCGTAGATCGAGAAGCTGGAGGTGAAGCCCAGCAGCTTGGACTCGCGGCGCAGGATCCGCACGCACGCGCTGTGGAAGGTGGACACCCACATCGCCCGGGCCCGCGGCCCGACCAGCTGCTCGACCCGCTCGCGCATCTCGCCGGCGGCCTTGTTGGTGAAGGTGATCGCCAGGATCTCCCCGGGCTGCACGCCCCGGGCGCCCAGCAGGTGGGCGATCCGGTGGGTCAGCACCCGGGTCTTGCCGGAGCCGGCGCCGGCCACGATCAGCAGCGGCGATCCGTGGTGCAGGACCGCCTCGCGCTGCGGGTCGTTCATCCCCTCCAGCAGCTGCGCGGGGTCGATCACGGTGCGGGCGGCGCCGTTGCGGTAGTACGCGTCGCGCTCGGCGTCGGCGGCGTGGTCGGTCCGGAACAGCCCGTCCGGGATCGCCTCCTCGTACGGGGCGTAGTCATGGGGAGCCTCCTCGTACGGGGGCTCCTCGTACGGCGGGGGCTCGTCGGCGGCGGGGCGGCTCGACCCGACGGCTGGGTCCTCGAAGCCGGGGAGCGGGAGGTCGTCAAAGAGGCTACTCATGGCCCTCCGAGTCTATGACCCGGCACCGACAGCCCGTGCCGTTCGGCCGGAGCCCGGACACCGCGACACCCCGGGGCCCGCACGGCGGCGCCCTGGGGTGTGCGTGCGCCGGGCCGCGCCGCCCGGCCCTCAGACCAGCCGGCGCGCCGTCGCCCACCGGGTGAGCTCGTGCCGGTTGCTCAGCTGCAGCTTGCGCAGCACCGCCGAGACGTGGCTCTCCACCGTCTTCACCGAGATGAAGAGCTGCTTGGCGATCTCCTTGTACGCGTAGCCGCGGGCGATCAGCCGCAGGACCTCCCGCTCGCGCTGGGTGAGCCGGTCCAGGTCCTCGTCGACCGGCGGGGTGTCGGTGGCGGCGAAGGCGTCGAGGACGAAGCCGGCCAGCCGGGGTGAGAACACGGCGTCGCCGTCGGAGATCCGGAAGATCGCGTTGACCAGGTCGGTCCCGGTGATCGTCTTGGTGACGTAGCCGCGGGCACCGCCGCGGATCACGCCGATCACGTCCTCGGCGGCGTCGGAGACGGACAGGGCCAGGAAGCGCACCCCGGTCGGGTCGGACATCAGCGGGGCGGAACGGCGGAGCACCTCGACGCCGCCGCCGCCCGGCAGGTGCACGTCGAGCAGCACCACGTCGGGCCTGGTCTCGGCGACGACCTGGACGGCCGACTCCACGTCGTCGGCCTCGCCGACCACGTCGATCCCGGTGACCTCGGTCCGTCCGATCTCGGCCCGGACCCCGGTACGGAACATCCGGTGGTCGTCGACCAGGACCACCCGCGCGGTGCGCTCCGGTCCTGCTGCCACGGCCTCAGACATCAGCTCTCTCCATCTCCAGCTCGACCTCGGTACCGCCGTCCGGCGCGGGGCGCACCCTCGCGGTGCCCCCGTTGCGCCGCATCCGGCCGATGATCGACTCCCGTACGCCCATCCGGTCCTCGGGCACCGTGTCGGGGTCGAAGCCGGGGCCGTGGTCGCGGACGAACACGGACACCGTCCGCCCCTCCACCTCTGCGTACACCTGGACCGGTCCCCCGCCACCGTACTTGGCCGCGTTGACCATCGCCTCCCTCGCGGCCCGGATCTGTGCGGAGATCTTCTCGTCCATCGGACAGTCGCCGACGCAGACCAGCTCGACCGGCACCCCGTGCCGGTCCTCGACCTCGGCGACGACCTGGCGGATCCGCTCGGCCAGGGTGTCCGGGGCGGCCTCGGCGGCGGCCTCCGGGCGGTAGAGCCACAGCCGCAGTTCGCGTTCCTGGGCCCGGGCCAGCCGGAGCACCTCCTTGGCGTCGTCGGCGTTGCGCTGGATCAGCGTCAGGGTGTGCAGCACCGAGTCGTGCACGTGGGCGGCGATCTCGGCCCGTTCCTGGGCCCGGATCCGGGCGGTGCGCTCGGCGCCGAGGTCCTGCCACAGGCGCAGCGCGTACGGGCCGACCAGCACCAGCACACCGGCGAGCACGGCGATCGAGGCCTCGATCACCGAGCCGAGGGTGGAGCCGCTGCCCTGGAGCACCAGGAACGCGATGATGCCGGCGACCACCAGCAGCACACCGCCGACGACCCGGGTGTAGGCGCCGCGCCGCCGGGTGGCCTCCTCCAGGCCGAACCAGCGCTGCCAGCGGGAGTCGTCGGCCTGCCGCCAGACGAGGGCGACGCCGACGCCGACGATCAGCAGCGGCCAGACGTACGGCTTGGCGGTCTGGATGTGCAGGGCGCTGAGCAGCGCCATGATGCCGACCACCAGCAGCAGCAGCGCGAAGAGCTGCCCGACGCCGCCCCGGCCGGCCTTCTCGGGCTGGGCGCCGGGGACGCCCACCTCGCCGGGGCCGGCGGGCGAGGGCTCGCCGTGGAAGGTGCGCTGGAGCAGGTCGCGCAGCCGTCCGAGGCCGGCCCGGCGGCCCTTGCTCAGCTCGCCGACGCCGGTCTGGCCCGCGGGGACCCGGACGAAGCCGCCGTCCTGGTAGATCCAGCGGGCCGCGGCGCCGGGGGCCGGTTCGCCGATGCCGATCGGCACCACGAACCAGAAGGCGGCGTACAGCAGCACCCCGACGCCCTGCGCGAAGAACAGCAGGATGAAGGCGACCCGGACCCAGGTGACCGGCAGGCCGAGGTGGACGGCGAGGCCGTGGGCGACGCCGCCGAGCATCCGGCCGTGCGGGCTGCGGTAGAGCCGCCGGTAGGGCGGCCGGGCCTCGCCGGCGGGGGTCGGTTCGGTGCCCGCGGCCGACGGGACGTCGGGGGCGGGGGGCTGGGATTCGGTGCCGGGTGCTGCCACGCCACGAATGGTCACACGCACGCGGGCCCGGGCGCATCAGGGTAGGGCCCTGAGGGCCGTCTCAGGGACAGTTCAGGGTCGGCCCCGGGCCTGGACCGGTTGGGCGCGACCCACCGCAGCCCTCAGGATGGTGGCATGACGGACGAGCAGAGCACCGGGGTGGCCGACGCCCCGCCGGAGGGGGCGCAGCGCCCGCCGTTGACCCGCAGCGAGCGGCACCGCGTGGTCGCCGGGGTGTGCGGCGGGCTCGGCCGCCATCTGGACATCGACCCGGTGGTCTTCCGGGTGGTGATCGCGGTGCTCTGTCTGACCGGCGGCCTCGGGCTGTTCCTGTACGGGCTGGCCTGGCTGATCGTGCCGCGCGAGCCGGTGGGTGACCGGCCCGGCCGCACCGAGCTCCAGCGGGTGCTGACCGGCCGGGTCGACGGGCAGTCGATCGGCGCGGTGCTGCTGACGGTGATCGGCACCGGGGTGTTCTTCTCCTCGATGGGCGACGGCGACCAGCTGTTCCCGCTGATGCTGCTCGGCGGGCTGGTGTTCCTCGCGGTGCGCTACGACCCGGAGCGCCGCCGGCGGGCCAGGGGGCTGGGTCGCCCGAGGGGCGGCGGCGGCCCGTACGACCGGCTGGAGGAGCCGGGTGAGCAACTGGACTGGCGTGGCTGGCAGCAGCAGTTCGGCGAGGACCTGAAGGCCGGCTGGGAGCAGCGCAAGGAGGCGGTCCAGGAGCAGCTCAGGGCGGTGCACGAGGAGCACGCCCGGGCGCGGGAGGCGGGCACGGTGCCCGCCGACGTCCCGCCGCCCGGACCGAGCGGCTACCTGTGGGACCCGCGCCACCCGGACCGCAATCCCTACGCACACACCCCGGCGCCGGGTGCCGCCGCACAGCCGTGGTGGCAGCGGGCGGACCTGCCGCAGGGCGATCCGCTGCGCAAGGCGCCGCAGGCTCCCCCCGCGCCGGTGCGGGCCGCGGTGCCGGCCCGCCGGCCGCGGTCCTTCCTCGGCGGGCTCGCCCTGGTGGCGGCGGTCGGGGCGGGCGCCGCGGCGTGGGCGACCGGGGCGAACGAGACCGGCGGGGCCAGGATCACCGCCGTGTTGGCCTCGGCGCTGCTGGCGATCGGCCTCGCCATGGTCGTCTCGGCGAAGTTCGGCCGGGGCAAGGGCCTGGTGGTGCCGGCGCTGCTGCTGACGGTGGCCCTGGCCGGGGTCGGCTCGGCGGACGCGCGGGTGCGCACGGCCGTCGGGGACCGCGACTGGGCGCCGGCCGGGGTGGCCGAGCTGCAGAAGGAGTACAACCTGGCCGCCGGCGACGCCTCGCTCGACCTGCGCGCGATCGATCCGGCGGGCGCCACCGTGGCGACCTCGGTGCGGCTCGGCGCGGGCGACCTGCGGGTGACGGTGCCGGCCGACGTCGACGTACGGCTTCAGGTGCACAGTCTGCTCGGCGATGTCCGGCTGCCGGACGGCGAGCGGCTGTCGGGGGCGGACAACCGCCGGGAGGTCGAGCTGCACCCCGTCGGCGGTCAGGCGTCCAAGGGCACGCTGGAACTGAAACTGACGGTCGGTCTGGGTGACATGAAGGTGGTTCGGGGATGAGGAAGCACCGGCTCGATCTGTTCTCGCTGATCTCGGGTGCGATGTTCACCGTGATCGCGGTGCTCTACCTGGTGGCCTCGCTCGACAACGACTCGGTCGACGGGCGGATCGTCATCCCGGTGACCTTCATCGTGCTGGGGGTGGCGGGCCTGGTCGGCGCGGTGGCGGCGGTGTCCCGCCGGGCCCGGCCGGTGCCGGTCGAGGCACCCGCCGAGCCCGGGGACGAGCGGTAGGCGTCCGGCTCAGCTCTGGAGGGGGCCGAGCTCCAGCTGGTCGCCGTTCTTGGTGACGGTGTACTTGGGCAGCGGCTTGGTGGCGGGCCCGTTGACCACCGCCCCGGTGGTGGCGTTGAAGCGGGAGCCGTGGCAGGGGCAGTACAGCTGCCCGTTCTTCGGGGCGTCGACCGCGCAGCCGGAGTGGGTGCAGACCGAGGAGAGGCCGCAGTACTGCCCGGCGGTGGGCTGCACGATGTAGACCGCGTCGCCGCTGGCGGGGTCCTTGACCTGGGCCGAGCCGCCGACCGGGACGGCCGAGACCGCGACTGTGGCCCCGGCCCCGGCGACCTGGCTCGGCTCGGGGGTGGGCGTGGCGGAGGGGACGGCCTTGCGGTCGCGGCCGAAGGTGGCGGTGAGCGAGCCGGAGAGGAGGCCGGCGCCGCCGATGGCGACGGCCGCGATGCCGCCGTCGATCAGTGCCCGGCGGCGGACGGCGTCCTCGCCGAGGCCCCGGGCGCGGTCGCGCCGGGCGCGCGAGGCCAGGTAGCCGTCGACGGACAGCAGCGGGGTGCCGGCCAGCAGCAGCGGGGTCCAGGCCATCAGGTAGGCGAGGTCGTTGCCGAGGTAGTACGGGGAGACGTTCCAGCTGACGGTCAGCCAGAGCGTCAGGCTGATCGCGGCGCCGCCGGCGGCGGCGAGCCGCCCCCAGAGCCCGCACAGCGTGCCGAGGCCGACGGCCAGCTCGCCGAAGGCGATCAGCAGCGCGAACAGGGTGGGCGAGTGCAGGGCCGGGCCGAGGGCCCAGCCGATCGGGCTGCCGTCCTTGACCGCCTGGGTCTGGGCCAGGAAGGAGGCCGGGTCGCCGGCGCCCGCCAGGTAGTGCGAGTCGGAGAGCTTGTCGAAGGCCGCGTAGACGAAGGTCACGCCGAGGAAGAGCCGCAGCGGCAGCATCGCGCAGCGCGTCGCGGTCTCCTTCCACCGGGCCACTCGTTCCGATCTGCCGCCCGACCGCTCCTGTCCGCCATGCCCCGCCGTCATGCCGTTCCTCCCGCTCGTCTCCCGTCAACTACTGACAGGTCCGGTCCGATTCTGCCCGTTGTTGTACGTGTTCCGCCGTAGGCCCCACAACAGACGGCCGCGCCGCCACTCCCATTGGTACGGAAGTGACGGCGCGGCCGTTCAGCTCGGCGGGAACTACTCCCACTCGATGGTGCCCGGCGGCTTGCTGGTGCAGTCCAGGACCACCCGGTTGACGTCCTTGACCTCGTTGGTGATCCGGGTCGAGATCTTCGCCAGCACCTCGTAGGGCAGGCGCGACCAGTCCGCGGTCATGGCGTCCTCGGAGGAGACCGGGCGCAGCACGATCGGGTGGCCGTAGGTGCGGCCGTCGCCCTGGACGCCGACGCTGCGGACGTCCGCGAGCAGGACGACCGGGCACTGCCAGATCTCGCGGTCCAGACCGGCCGCGGTCAGCTCCTCGCGGGCGATCGCGTCGGCCTCGCGGAGCAGGTCGAGCCGGTCCTTGGTGACCTCGCCGACGATCCGGATACCCAGGCCCGGGCCGGGGAACGGCTGGCGCTGGACGATCTCCTCCGGCAGGCCGAGCTCCTGGCCGACCATCCGGACCTCGTCCTTGAACAGCTTGCGCAGCGGCTCGACCAGCTGGAACTGGAGGTCCTCGGGCAGGCCGCCCACGTTGTGGTGGGACTTGATGTTCGCGGTGCCGGTACCGCCGCCGGACTCCACCACGTCCGGGTACAGGGTGCCCTGGACCAGGAAGTCGACCGACTCGCCGCTCGCGCCGGCCTCGGCCACGATCTCGGCCTGCGCCTGCTCGAAGACCCGGATGAACTCCCGGCCGATGATCTTGCGCTTCTCCTCCGGGTCGCTGACGCCCTTCAGCGCGTCCA
Proteins encoded:
- a CDS encoding esterase/lipase family protein, whose product is MHRCPLPEGPLTDLDTASATPATAAETTAETTGGTTDGTVTAGLPLRRAAATVRGAGAEAAALAHHLVRYPTGIPPEPRPRPCPPDLGADRPARGPVLLLHGLADNRAVFRPLRRELHRHGWTHLHALNYSPLIRDVRAAAALLARHVAWAAEAHPGGPVTLVGHSLGGLICRYYVQRLGGDGPVRTVVTLGTPHAGTTAALLPTPFPIIRQLRPGSELLTELRLPAPRCRARFTVLRGELDEVVLPGRSAWLDHPDLRADNLLIPGAGHIGLPAHPLAVEAVRRALEAQDGAGVTERQAS
- a CDS encoding M23 family metallopeptidase gives rise to the protein MTINSRQGTRARHREATRRGTRTAVLTVALPSAATLGVFTAAGAAVEYDSTRLPAPSSVDGAPATAGATPPDTPRDAAPAPAEPERADRIGTRPELPAPPEPPEPSHYALPVAQPGLSAGFGQAGTHWAVRHTGIDFPVPSGTPVRAATDGTVSTRWSRAYGYLATVTGRDGTTTWYGHLRSYRIRKGPVRAGEVIAYSGSTGNSTGPHLHFEVRPDGGAPVDPLPWLLAHGLDPR
- a CDS encoding SigE family RNA polymerase sigma factor yields the protein MSQSTEDAAYAAFVEAAWHRHLRTATLLTGDRHRAEELLQDCLVKLYVRWQRVDSGDPHAYLRRMLANGNVSWWRRRRRELLTDDAPEAVDRRAGPSADPPDRRDELRRALRALPARQRAVVVLRHIEDMSEKETAAALGCSVGTVKSQNARAMARLRTELRDTALRQTAPQETAPRENEEATL
- the pcrA gene encoding DNA helicase PcrA; amino-acid sequence: MSSLFDDLPLPGFEDPAVGSSRPAADEPPPYEEPPYEEAPHDYAPYEEAIPDGLFRTDHAADAERDAYYRNGAARTVIDPAQLLEGMNDPQREAVLHHGSPLLIVAGAGSGKTRVLTHRIAHLLGARGVQPGEILAITFTNKAAGEMRERVEQLVGPRARAMWVSTFHSACVRILRRESKLLGFTSSFSIYDSADSQRLMGLVCRDLDLDPKQFPPKSFTAKISNLKNELIDEETYADQAANPMEKKLAEAYFLYQRRLREANALDFDDIIMTTVNLLQAFPDVAEHYRRRFRHILVDEYQDTNHAQYTLVRELSGGAAAHAPRLTVDGDFVNPAEARLAQISPAELCVVGDADQSIYAFRGATIRNILQFEEDYPNATTILLEQNYRSTQTILTAANSVIERNTNRRKKNLWTAGDQGEKVVGYVADDEHGEAQFIADEIDRLTDQGAARPGEVAIFYRTNAQSRVFEEVFIRVGLPYKVVGGVRFYERKEVRDVLAYLRVLSNPEDTVPLRRILNVPKRGIGDRAEAMIDALAARERISFAQALVRVDEAYGMAARSANAVRKFNELLAGLRQVVESGAGPAAVLEAVLEETGYLAELQASTDPQDETRVENLQELAAVALEYEKDPGERPEAEEGDGTPPVGSLADFLERVALVADSDQIPDDEEGGGVITMMTLHTAKGLEFPVVFLTGMEDGIFPHMRALNQVKELEEERRLAYVGLTRARQRLYLTRSVLRSAWGQPSYNPASRFLEEIPEPLVEWKRTGAAAVPASRSAGSSGSYGSSRLSSGGGAGAGAAPKAGWGKSARTMADRDVPSLAVGDRVTHDTFGLGTVVATMGVGDKAQATVDFGAGTGRKQLLLRYAPVEKL
- a CDS encoding LuxR C-terminal-related transcriptional regulator — translated: MSEAVAAGPERTARVVLVDDHRMFRTGVRAEIGRTEVTGIDVVGEADDVESAVQVVAETRPDVVLLDVHLPGGGGVEVLRRSAPLMSDPTGVRFLALSVSDAAEDVIGVIRGGARGYVTKTITGTDLVNAIFRISDGDAVFSPRLAGFVLDAFAATDTPPVDEDLDRLTQREREVLRLIARGYAYKEIAKQLFISVKTVESHVSAVLRKLQLSNRHELTRWATARRLV
- a CDS encoding PspC domain-containing protein; amino-acid sequence: MAAPGTESQPPAPDVPSAAGTEPTPAGEARPPYRRLYRSPHGRMLGGVAHGLAVHLGLPVTWVRVAFILLFFAQGVGVLLYAAFWFVVPIGIGEPAPGAAARWIYQDGGFVRVPAGQTGVGELSKGRRAGLGRLRDLLQRTFHGEPSPAGPGEVGVPGAQPEKAGRGGVGQLFALLLLVVGIMALLSALHIQTAKPYVWPLLIVGVGVALVWRQADDSRWQRWFGLEEATRRRGAYTRVVGGVLLVVAGIIAFLVLQGSGSTLGSVIEASIAVLAGVLVLVGPYALRLWQDLGAERTARIRAQERAEIAAHVHDSVLHTLTLIQRNADDAKEVLRLARAQERELRLWLYRPEAAAEAAPDTLAERIRQVVAEVEDRHGVPVELVCVGDCPMDEKISAQIRAAREAMVNAAKYGGGGPVQVYAEVEGRTVSVFVRDHGPGFDPDTVPEDRMGVRESIIGRMRRNGGTARVRPAPDGGTEVELEMERADV
- a CDS encoding PspC domain-containing protein, yielding MTDEQSTGVADAPPEGAQRPPLTRSERHRVVAGVCGGLGRHLDIDPVVFRVVIAVLCLTGGLGLFLYGLAWLIVPREPVGDRPGRTELQRVLTGRVDGQSIGAVLLTVIGTGVFFSSMGDGDQLFPLMLLGGLVFLAVRYDPERRRRARGLGRPRGGGGPYDRLEEPGEQLDWRGWQQQFGEDLKAGWEQRKEAVQEQLRAVHEEHARAREAGTVPADVPPPGPSGYLWDPRHPDRNPYAHTPAPGAAAQPWWQRADLPQGDPLRKAPQAPPAPVRAAVPARRPRSFLGGLALVAAVGAGAAAWATGANETGGARITAVLASALLAIGLAMVVSAKFGRGKGLVVPALLLTVALAGVGSADARVRTAVGDRDWAPAGVAELQKEYNLAAGDASLDLRAIDPAGATVATSVRLGAGDLRVTVPADVDVRLQVHSLLGDVRLPDGERLSGADNRREVELHPVGGQASKGTLELKLTVGLGDMKVVRG
- a CDS encoding Rieske 2Fe-2S domain-containing protein — protein: MARWKETATRCAMLPLRLFLGVTFVYAAFDKLSDSHYLAGAGDPASFLAQTQAVKDGSPIGWALGPALHSPTLFALLIAFGELAVGLGTLCGLWGRLAAAGGAAISLTLWLTVSWNVSPYYLGNDLAYLMAWTPLLLAGTPLLSVDGYLASRARRDRARGLGEDAVRRRALIDGGIAAVAIGGAGLLSGSLTATFGRDRKAVPSATPTPEPSQVAGAGATVAVSAVPVGGSAQVKDPASGDAVYIVQPTAGQYCGLSSVCTHSGCAVDAPKNGQLYCPCHGSRFNATTGAVVNGPATKPLPKYTVTKNGDQLELGPLQS